One window of Papaver somniferum cultivar HN1 chromosome 9, ASM357369v1, whole genome shotgun sequence genomic DNA carries:
- the LOC113309067 gene encoding (R,S)-reticuline 7-O-methyltransferase-like, with product MDIAEERLKGQAEIWEQMFAFVNSMALKCAVELGIPDIINSHGRPVTMSEIIDSLKTTASSSSSSPNVEYLTRVMRLLVHNRVFTSQFHQESNETLYGLTRSSKWLLKDSEFNVSTLVLFETDPILLKPWQYLGECVQKGGFPFEKAYGCKIWEFALANPQFNEFLNSALRCTTSTIINEMLVEYKDGFNSLKSLVDVGGGTGTMMAQIVEANPHIEGINFDLPHVVATAPEYPGVKHVGGDMFVDIPEADAIMMKSVLHDWNDEYCAMILKSCYKAIAKKKNGKVILVEGVLQPNSNDTFDKTGLMFDMVMIAHTSAGKERTEEEWKILLNNAGFPRYNIIKTSAFHCIIEAFPE from the exons aTGGATATCGCAGAAGAAAGGTTGAAAGGGCAGGCTGAAATATGGGAGcaaatgtttgcatttgtaaATTCAATGGCATTGAAATGTGCTGTTGAACTTGGTATTCCCGATATCATAAACTCTCATGGCCGTCCGGTCACTATGTCAGAGATCATCGACAGCTTGAAAACAActgcatcatcatcttcatcatctccgAACGTTGAATATCTTACGCGTGTAATGAGACTATTGGTTCATAACCGTGTATTCACTTCCCAGTTCCACCAAGAAAGCAATGAAACCTTGTATGGTTTAACTCGCTCATCAAAATGGTTATTGAAAGATTCTGAATTTAATGTGTCGACATTGGTTTTATTTGAAACTGATCCAATATTATTAAAACCATGGCAATATTTGGGCGAATGTGTTCAAAAAGGTGGTTTTCCTTTTGAAAAAGCTTATGGGTGCAAGATTTGGGAGTTTGCTTTAGCTAACCCTCAATTTAATGAGTTTTTGAATAGTGCACTGCGAtgtacaacttcaacaataatcaaCGAGATGCTAGTCGAATACAAAGATGGTTTCAATAGCTTAAAATCGCTTGTTGATGTCGGTGGGGGTACTGGGACTATGATGGCTCAAATAGTTGAGGCTAATCCACATATAGAAGGTATCAATTTTGATTTACCACATGTGGTGGCTACAGCACCTGAGTACCCAGGGGTTAAGCATGTTGGTGGTGATATGTTTGTTGATATCCCGGAAGCTGACGCTATCATGATGAAG TCGGTATTGCACGACTGGAACGATGAATACTGCGCAATGATTTTGAAGAGTTGTTATAAAGCAATagcaaagaagaaaaatgggAAAGTCATACTTGTTGAAGGTGTATTGCAACCAAATAGTAACGATACATTTGATAAAACAGGATTGATGTTTGATATGGTGATGATAGCACATACTTCAGCCGGAAAAGAAAGAACTGAAGAAGAATGGAAGATACTATTGAATAATGCAGGTTTCCCTCGTTATAATATCATCAAAACTTCTGCATTTCATTGTATCATCGAGGCTTTTCCAGAATAA
- the LOC113312130 gene encoding uncharacterized protein LOC113312130 yields the protein MINGFSRKWIGWIEWCVKEAQFSLLVNGDATNLIKHTKGIRQGDPLSPFLFLLVVEVFSMLLNEAVEDNKIGGFQVLDGGTVIYHLQFADNTIIMINATREEVRRLLVILLMFEVLTGLKLNLEKISMTSI from the coding sequence ATGATAAATGGTTTTAGTAGGAAGTGGATAGGTTGGATTGAATGGTGTGTTAAAGAAGCTCAGTTTTCTCTATTAGTGAATGGTGATGCTACAAATTTAATCAAGCATACTAAAGGAATACGGCAGGGTGATCCCTTGTCGCCATTCCTTTTTCTTCTAGTTGTAGAAGTGTTCTCTATGTTACTCAATGAAGCGGTGGAAGACAACAAGATTGGCGGATTTCAGGTGTTAGATGGTGGAACGGTGATATATCATCTTCAGTTTGCAGACAATACAATTATAATGATAAATGCAACAAGGGAGGAGGTTCgaagattgttggttattttgttAATGTTTGAGGTGTTGACTGGTTTGAAGTTGAATCTAGAAAAAATTTCGATGACAAGCATATGA
- the LOC113308337 gene encoding (R,S)-reticuline 7-O-methyltransferase-like, translating into MDAEEEITKGQAEIWEHVFAFADSMALKCAVELGIPDIINSHGHPVTLFEIINSLKTTTSSSSPNIDYLTRVMRLLVRKRIFTSDFHQETNQILYGLTPSSKWLLRDSKFNLSPIISFFLHPSILKPWQYLGDCTKENGLAFEKAHGCEIWDMAAADPHFNQVFNDGMGCTGKMVVNMMLTEYKDGFNDIGSLVDVGGGKGEMIAAIVEANPHIKGINFDLPHVLATAQEHPGVTHVTGDMFVKIPEADAVIMKWIMHDWSDENCVKILKNCYKAISKTKNGKVIIVDCVLQPDGNGLFDEAGVAFDLLMMVIPGGKERTEVEWNNLLKSAGFPRYNIIQIPTTHSIIEAFPE; encoded by the exons ATGGATGCTGAAGAAGAAATAACGAAAGGGCAAGCCGAAATATGGGAGCATGTGTTTGCATTTGCAGATTCAATGGCATTGAAATGTGCAGTTGAACTTGGTATACCAGATATTATCAACTCTCATGGTCATCCGGTCACATTGTTTGAGATCATCAACAGTTTAAAAAcaaccacatcatcatcatctcccaACATCGATTATCTTACTCGTGTGATGAGATTGTTGGTCCGTAAACGCATTTTTACTTCTGATTTTCATCAAGAAACCAATCAAATCTTGTATGGTTTAACTCCTTCATCCAAATGGTTATTAAGAGATTCTAAATTTAATCTATCCCCAAtcatttcattttttcttcatccttcAATATTGAAACCATGGCAATATCTAGGAGATTGTACTAAAGAAAATGGTCTTGCTTTTGAGAAAGCTCATGGGTGTGAAATTTGGGATATGGCAGCAGCTGATCCTCATTTCAATCAAGTTTTCAATGATGGAATGGGGTGCACGGGTAAGATGGTAGTTAACATGATGTTGACCGAATATAAAGATGGATTTAACGATATAGGATCGCTTGTTGATGTTGGCGGTGGGAAAGGGGAGATGATAGCAGCAATCGTTGAGGCTAATCCACACATAAAAGGTATCAATTTTGATCTACCTCATGTACTGGCTACTGCACAAGAACATCCAGGGGTCACCCATGTTACAGGTGATATGTTTGTTAAGATTCCGGAAGCCGATGCCGTTATAATGAAG TGGATAATGCATGACTGGAGTGATGAAAATTGCGTCAAGATTTTGAAAAATTGTTATAAGGCAATATCAAAGACGAAGAATGGAAAGGTTATTATTGTTGATTGTGTACTGCAACCAGATGGAAATGGCTTATTTGATGAAGCAGGAGTGGCGTTTGATCTACTGATGATGGTAATCCCAGGAGGAAAAGAAAGAACTGAAGTCGAATGGAACAACTTACTGAAAAGTGCAGGCTTCCCTCGTTATAATATTATACAAATTCCCACAACCCATTCTATCATTGAGGCCTTCCCAGAATGA